The following nucleotide sequence is from Saccharothrix texasensis.
GCGCTGCTGTTCGTCGGCGCGGTCGGCGCGGCGGTTCCCGCCCACGCAGCTCCGGAGACGCCGTTGCAGCACATCGTGCCCGCTCCCGTCACTGTCACACCGCGACCGGGCGTGACGTTCACGCTCAGCGCGGACACCAGGATCTACACCCACCCCGGCTCCGACGCCGCCGAGCAGGTCGGCGAGTACCTCGCCGGCGTGCTGCGCCCGTCGACGGGCTACCGCCTGCCCGTGGTGCCCGGCGCGTCCGGCCGGCACATCTCGCTGCTGCTCGTCGGCGCGGACGCCGTCGTCGGCGCGGAGGGCTACCAGCTCGACGTGACGCGGCGCGGCGTGCTGATCCGGGCGCGCACGGCGGCCGGGCTGTTCGCGGGCGTGCAGACGTTCCGGCAGCTCCTGCCCGCGAAGGTGGAGGCCAAGACCAGGCAGCGCGGACCGTGGACGGCGCCCGGCGGCCGGGTGCTGGACTACCCGCGCTACGCCCACCGGGGCGCGATGCTCGACGTGGCCCGGCACTTCTTCTCCGTCGACGAGGTCAAGCGGTACGTCGACCAGATCGCGCTCTACAAGGTCAACCGGCTGCACCTGCACCTGACCGACGACCAGGGCTGGCGGCTGGAGATCAAGAGCTGGCCCAACCTGACCGCGCACGGCGGCAGCACGGAGGTCGGCGGCGGTCCCGGCGGCTTCTACACGCAGGAGCAGTACCGGGACCTCGTGGCCTACGCCGCCGCACGGCACATCACGGTGATCCCGGAGATCGACCTGCCAGGCCACACCAACGCCGCGCTGTCGTCGTACCCGGAGCTGAACTGCGACGGCGTCGCGCCGCCGCTCTACACCGGCATCGAGGTCGGCTTCAGCTCCCTCTGCATCGACAAGGACATCACCTACCGCTTCGTGGACGACGTGCTGCGCGAGGTGGCCGCGTTGACGCCGGGCGAGTACCTGCACATCGGCGGCGACGAGGCGCACGCCACCACCGACCCGGACTTCGACCGGTTCATGGACCGGGTGCTGCCGCTGGTCGCCAAGCACGGCAAGACCGCGACCGGGTGGCACGAGTTCGTGAAGGCGGGGCCGCCCGCGTCGGCGGTGCCGCAGTTCTGGGGCACGAAGACGGTCGCGCCGGACATGGTGGAGGCCGCCGCGCGGGGCAGCGAGATCGTGCTGTCGCCCGCGACCAAGGCGTACCTGGACATGAAGTACGACGCGAACACCAAGCTCGGGTTGAGCTGGGCCGGGTACACCGACGTGCAGGACGCGTACGACTGGAACCCCGGCGCGTACGTCGAGGGCCTGCCGGCCGACGCGGTGCGTGGCGTCGAGGCGCCGCTGTGGAGCGAGACCATCGCGAACACCGCCGACCTGGAGCACCTGGCGTTCCCGCGCCTGCCCGCCATCGCGGAGCTGGGCTGGTCGCCGTGGTCGACGCACGACTGGGACCGGTTCAAGGTCCGGCTGGCGGCGCAGGCCGACCGGTGGGACGTGATGGGCGTGAACTACTACCCGTCGCCGCAGGTGCCCTGGAAGTAGTGCCCTGCCCGGGGGAGGCGGCCCGGCACCGCCTCCCTCACCAGGGGTGCTCCGCCAGGAGGGTCTTGGTCTGCTGGTAGTGCCCGATCGCGGCGCGGTCGCCGGGGTCGGGCCGGCACGAGTTCAGCCACACGCGGCGCGCGTTGACCCGCCGGGCGACCCGGTCGGCCACGCCGGCGTCCCGGGACCAGACGCCCGCGCCGACGCCGCGCGTGCCCTCGTTCGCCGCCTTCACCGCGTCGTCGACGTCGTCGAACCTCGCCAACGACACGACCGGGCCGCGCACGTCGCGGTCGGGGCACGTGCGGCCCTCGATGACGGTCGGCAGGACGTAGTACCCGCCGGACAGCTCGCCGCCGAGGTCCGCGCGCTCGCCGCCGAGGACGATCCGGGCGCCTTCCCGCTCGGCGGTGCGGACGTGCGCCAGGAACTCGGCCACGTGCTCGTGGCTGCTCAACGCGCCGATGGTGGTCGCGGTGTCCAGCGGGTGGCCCGGCCGGACCGCCGCGACGCGCTCGGTGACGTCGGCGAGGATTCGGTCGTGCGCCGGGCTCTGCACCAGCGCCTGCCCGAGGGCGAAGGTCGTGAAGCCCCGCAACGCCCGGTCGTAGAACGCGTCGCGCCGCGCGGCCACGTCGGCGAAGAAGACGTGCGGGTGCCGGTCGGGCTCCGACGGCCCGCTGGTGAGCCCGTTCACGACGTTGACCACGCCGGGTGGCAGCAGGTCGGCGATCAGGCCGACCAGCACGTGGATCGACGCCGGGGTCCGCTCGGCGGGCTTGAGCACCACGGCGTTGCCCGCGGCCAGCGCCGGCGCGAGCGCTCCCGCCGCGGTGAGCAGCGGCCGGCGCCACGGGACGACCTGGCCGACGACGCCGATCGGCTCCGGGAAGTGGTGCGCCACCAGGTTCCCGCCGAGGTTCGTGATGCCGCCCGCCTGGGCTCTGACCACGCCGGCGAAGTAGCGGAAGTGGTCCACCGCCGAGGGCAGGTCGACGGCCAGCGCCTCGCCGACCGGCGTGCCGCTCTCCCACGCCTCGGCCACGGCGAGGGCGTCGAGGTGGTCCTCCACCCGGTCCGCGATCTCGTTGAGCACGGTCGCGCGTTCGGCGGGTGACGTGCGGCCCCACCGGCGGGAGGCGCCGTGGGCGGCGTCCAGCGCCCGGTCCAGGTCCTCGGCGGCGCCCCGGGCGACCTCGGTGAACACCTCGCCGGTGACGGGGGTTCGGTCCGCGAAGTAGCCGCCCCCGGCCGGCGGCGCGTACTCGCCGCCGATGAAGTGGTCGTACCGGTCCCGGTACGACACCACGCTGCCCTGCGCGCCCGGCGCCGCGTACCTCGCCATGTCCCGCCTCCTCGCGTTGGTCGTGCGGCAGCAGCGTCGGGCGCGCGACGTTGCAGTCGCGTTGCACCCGAACGGAGCAGCGATCGGCTTGCCGCGACCGACGCGGGCGGGTCATCCTGGTCGGGGGAGGCGCCCATGCAACCGGACCCGCGTCGGCTCGCGCACGCGCGCGAGGCGGTGTTGAGCGGGGAGCAGGCGCGCGGCGCCCGTGAGCTGATCGTGGCGTCGTGGCGGCGGTCGCTGGCCGCGCGGGTCGACCCGGACCGGCACGAGCCGCCCGTGGTGCTCGACCCGGCCGAGGTGGTCGACCGGCGCGGCGCGCACCCGATCGCGGCGGCGTTGCCGGTGCTGCGGGAGACGCTGCTGGGCATCGCCGACGAGGCGCAGCACGTCAT
It contains:
- a CDS encoding beta-N-acetylhexosaminidase, whose product is MLLTEGAGRRGFGRVLVALLFVGAVGAAVPAHAAPETPLQHIVPAPVTVTPRPGVTFTLSADTRIYTHPGSDAAEQVGEYLAGVLRPSTGYRLPVVPGASGRHISLLLVGADAVVGAEGYQLDVTRRGVLIRARTAAGLFAGVQTFRQLLPAKVEAKTRQRGPWTAPGGRVLDYPRYAHRGAMLDVARHFFSVDEVKRYVDQIALYKVNRLHLHLTDDQGWRLEIKSWPNLTAHGGSTEVGGGPGGFYTQEQYRDLVAYAAARHITVIPEIDLPGHTNAALSSYPELNCDGVAPPLYTGIEVGFSSLCIDKDITYRFVDDVLREVAALTPGEYLHIGGDEAHATTDPDFDRFMDRVLPLVAKHGKTATGWHEFVKAGPPASAVPQFWGTKTVAPDMVEAAARGSEIVLSPATKAYLDMKYDANTKLGLSWAGYTDVQDAYDWNPGAYVEGLPADAVRGVEAPLWSETIANTADLEHLAFPRLPAIAELGWSPWSTHDWDRFKVRLAAQADRWDVMGVNYYPSPQVPWK
- a CDS encoding aldehyde dehydrogenase family protein; the protein is MARYAAPGAQGSVVSYRDRYDHFIGGEYAPPAGGGYFADRTPVTGEVFTEVARGAAEDLDRALDAAHGASRRWGRTSPAERATVLNEIADRVEDHLDALAVAEAWESGTPVGEALAVDLPSAVDHFRYFAGVVRAQAGGITNLGGNLVAHHFPEPIGVVGQVVPWRRPLLTAAGALAPALAAGNAVVLKPAERTPASIHVLVGLIADLLPPGVVNVVNGLTSGPSEPDRHPHVFFADVAARRDAFYDRALRGFTTFALGQALVQSPAHDRILADVTERVAAVRPGHPLDTATTIGALSSHEHVAEFLAHVRTAEREGARIVLGGERADLGGELSGGYYVLPTVIEGRTCPDRDVRGPVVSLARFDDVDDAVKAANEGTRGVGAGVWSRDAGVADRVARRVNARRVWLNSCRPDPGDRAAIGHYQQTKTLLAEHPW